The proteins below are encoded in one region of Apium graveolens cultivar Ventura chromosome 4, ASM990537v1, whole genome shotgun sequence:
- the LOC141719866 gene encoding uncharacterized protein LOC141719866, producing MTPFQVVYNRSPPSIRKFLVGETVVEAVAQELEERDGILRQLEYNLERAQHRMKKQTDLKRRDYSFEVGDWVNLKLRPYRQQTIARRVHPKLSARFYGPFEITVKIGTVAYRLQLSEGSRIHLVFHISQLKRVIGHQHQAGHLPAGLEVELPATAKPQFVVAFRDLVMVNTQVLIHWKGLFKDDAT from the coding sequence ATGACTCCATTTCAGGTTGTTTATAATCGTTCTCCGCCATCGATCAGGAAATTTTTGGTTGGTGAAACAGTTGTGGAAGCGGTGGCACAAGAATTGGAGGAACGAGACGGGATTCTTCGTCAACTTGAATATAATTTGGAAAGGGCCCAACATCGGATGAAAAAACAAACTGATTTGAAACGTAGAGACTATTCTTTTGAGGTAGGAGACTGGGTGAATTTGAAGCTTCGCCCTTATCGCCAACAAACAATTGCCAGACGTGTCCATCCTAAGTTATCTGCTCGTTTTTATGGCCCATTTGAAATTACTGTGAAAATTGGCACGGTAGCATATCGCTTACAACTCTCGGAAGGTTCTCGCATTCATCTGGTCTTTCACATCTCGCAACTGAAAAGGGTTATAGGACATCAACATCAGGCTGGTCATCTACCTGCAGGCCTGGAAGTAGAGCTGCCTGCAACAGCTAAGCCACAATTTGTTGTGGCATTCCGTGACTTAGTCATGGTGAATACACAAGTACTAATTCATTGGAAAGGACTTTTTAAGGATGATGCTACATAG
- the LOC141719865 gene encoding FBD-associated F-box protein At1g66320-like: MESREKRSKQEIDISNFLPEAVFSNIISWLPVKEAVRTSVLVKSWKYAWKYVMRLDLDPASISEQNVELAKRESQNGKELTPIRRSREYLMRCTELYTSVIQSIKDEVTHSQIVHFSTNINSGELEKWVEELLMRKKVRALSLKCFENAIIGIDYNVEHLGLCAGIFSSLECLELTSYRLLDTSPFQSCERLRTLKLSGLVLGTKLITEIFSFCESLEKLSMLQCQGFSKLEISSGNLNSHILILYKVYCRWSSVVIDAPGVAELQAYCSAEGASQELRESYLTQEKLLERCTGFLSCYERSHPLYSCRMGYVSAFHNLQVLSTSLDLNDIRQAILLSYIFRVCFQLKRLDITVEVRDLCKVGKLCHPEHLFWEKKGISDCIACCLRAVTVQNFRGQVLEIEFVKYLTTRAPRMRRVTVKCADNCTNKEITAIRNLLSFPRSPMNVSVVIEPPSPTAARFSIFLPNLIIFVVYV, translated from the exons ATGGAATCAAGGGAAAAAAGGAGTAAGCAAGAGATTGATATAAGCAATTTTCTTCCTGAAGCAGTCTTCAGTAATATCATCTCATGGCTGCCGGTGAAGGAAGCTGTAAGAACAAGCGTTTTGGTAAAAAGTTGGAAATATGCTTGGAAGTATGTGATGCGTCTTGATCTAGATCCAGCAAGCATTAGTGAACAAAATGTCGAGCTTGCCAAGAGGGAGTCACAAAATGGTAAGGAGCTCACTCCTATTAGGCGCTCACGGGAATATCTTATGCGTTGCACGGAATTGTACACCTCTGTTATCCAGTCTATAAAGGACGAAGTCACCCACAGTCAAATTGTTCATTTTTCTACCAATATAAATAGTGGAGAATTAGAAAAATGGGTCGAAGAGCTTCTCATGAGAAAAAAAGTTAGAGCACTTTCTCTTAAATGTTTTGAGAACGCAATTATTGGCATAGACTATAATGTCGAACATTTGGGATTATGCGCTGGTATCTTCAGTTCTCTTGAGTGTCTTGAACTGACATCTTACAGACTCTTAGACACCTCTCCCTTCCAAAGTTGTGAAAGGCTCCGAACTCTGAAATTGAGTGGTTTGGTTTTAGGTACCAAATTAATCACTGAAATATTCTCTTTCTGCGAAAGTCTGGAGAAATTAAGTATGCTTCAATGTCAAGGATTTTCAAAACTGGAGATCTCTAGTGGAAATCTCAA CTCTCACATCCTGATACTCTATAAGGTATATTGCAGATGGTCTTCTGTTGTCATTGATGCACCAGGAGTGGCTGAATTACAAGCTTACTGTAGTGCTGAAGGTGCCTCTCAAGAACTTAGAGAGTCGTATCTCACTCAAGAGAAGCTTCTTGAACGTTGCACTGGTTTTCTG TCCTGCTACGAACGTTCCCATCCTCTATATTCTTGTCGAATGGGCTATGTAAGTGCATTCCATAATTTGCAAGTCTTATCTACATCTTTGGATTTGAATGATATAAGACAAGCGATTCTCTTATCCTACATATTCCGAGTGTGTTTTCAGTTGAAAAGGCTTGACATAACTGTGGAG GTTAGAGACCTGTGTAAGGTTGGAAAGTTATGCCATCCTGAGCATTTGTTTTGGGAGAAAAAAGGGATATCTGACTGCATTGCATGTTGTTTAAGAGCCGTGACCGTTCAGAACTTTAGGGGACAAGTTCTTGAAATAGAGTTTGTGAAATATCTCACTACAAGAGCTCCAAGAATGCGTAGAGTCACGGTGAAATGTGCTGATAATTGCACCAATAAAGAGATAACTGCTATCCGGAACTTGTTGTCATTTCCCAGGAGCCCTATGAATGTTTCAGTAGTGATTGAACCCCCTTCCCCCACAGCAGCTAGGTTCTCTATATTTTTACCTAATTTGATTATCTTTGTTGTATATGTatga
- the LOC141721290 gene encoding uncharacterized protein LOC141721290: MVHTLEAIKGGGGSIKVGTTGTISSLMSKELESMRHAPRKAIPSKDKSSAATILASGGIASPKRLRPKLSANEASSSHSSSNSDRNDDLARKEKHYNRKNHKIPMLNSGNVSVDATPIRKKPDKKGSYLVEIVDIKCGHPDRAWTTPLANRLKKLSFSKLSESTN, encoded by the coding sequence ATGGTCCACACATTGGAAGCTATCAAGGGTGGTGGAGGATCCATCAAAGTCGGAACAACTGGGACCATCAGCTCCTTAATGTCAAAGGAATTAGAATCTATGAGGCATGCACCCCGGAAAGCAATACCATCAAAAGATAAATCTTCTGCAGCTACCATACTAGCATCGGGTGGTATTGCATCGCCCAAAAGATTAAGACCAAAATTATCAGCAAACGAAGCAAGCAGTAGCCATAGCAGCAGTAATAGTGATAGAAACGATGACCTTGCAAGGAAAGAGAAACACTACAACAGAAAAAACCATAAAATTCCAATGCTCAACTCTGGTAATGTTTCTGTAGATGCAACTCCTATTAGAAAAAAACCAGACAAAAAGGGATCTTACTTAGTTGAAATTGTAGACATAAAATGTGGTCACCCTGATAGGGCATGGACAACCCCATTAGCAAATCGACTCAAAAAGCTCAGTTTCTCAAAGCTCTCAGAGAGCACTAACTAA